From Chryseobacterium joostei, the proteins below share one genomic window:
- a CDS encoding BamA/TamA family outer membrane protein: protein MNKSAIFLIFFLSGFFFLNAQEKKDSLYYKIEEFSDQRKVTKFIHRLIFRREADSTSVKSRTEKMLQETYNKKYIRKIRVETIDPFGYDSKDDKEKLKWYDWVKDHLHAPTRASTVDNYLLFKEGEEYNAQKLYESERLLRATPFINRVNISVNESASTKDSIDVVVRVLDSWSLKPRISYSGSKIGLGVTEENVLGLGHTFDFLYRNDSKEKQDYLLGSYTTYNLFGSYINAQILGERDFVRNERINFNLRRDFFSPLTKWAGGFTFEYFKRNVLLPTENDTSFPEVQIKVYSQDLWGGYQIPISSDSNEKVSSNIAVIGRFQNYQYKDSPGIDQYKYFSSYNSFLVSVGFINRKFSVQKNIFQYDLPEDIAYGNSLNLTAGALSRSKEVNPYVGISASYGNFTKLGYFNLKAQFGRFFNEDNQNRESFRLDGTYFTNLQDWKFAKARHFFSPTLALGNPQHNYSYKDRINLTSADEFPVYNSDYIGTKKLVLRYQLQLFINKTWKNFHFSPYLTAAAGWLGMPDDKLFSTKTNTKIGIGVLINNPYLVFNRIQISFTYYPRVPFDNNSALDFNSNRNNMLPMNSFTTDIPHFVNFGN, encoded by the coding sequence ATGAACAAATCGGCTATATTTTTAATTTTCTTTTTAAGTGGTTTTTTCTTTTTAAATGCACAGGAAAAAAAGGACTCTCTTTATTACAAAATAGAGGAATTTTCGGATCAGAGAAAAGTGACCAAATTCATTCATCGTTTGATATTTCGGCGGGAAGCAGATTCTACTTCTGTTAAATCCAGAACTGAAAAAATGCTGCAGGAGACTTATAATAAGAAATATATCAGAAAGATCCGGGTAGAAACCATTGACCCTTTTGGGTATGATTCCAAAGATGATAAAGAAAAACTGAAATGGTACGATTGGGTTAAAGATCATCTTCATGCTCCCACAAGAGCTTCTACAGTTGATAATTATTTACTTTTTAAGGAAGGTGAAGAATATAATGCACAGAAACTCTATGAATCTGAACGTTTACTAAGAGCAACACCTTTTATCAATAGAGTTAATATCAGTGTTAATGAAAGTGCTTCCACCAAAGACTCTATCGATGTCGTTGTCAGAGTTCTTGATTCCTGGAGTTTAAAGCCCAGAATTAGTTATTCCGGAAGCAAAATTGGTTTAGGAGTTACCGAAGAAAATGTATTGGGATTAGGTCATACGTTTGATTTCCTTTATAGAAATGATTCCAAAGAAAAGCAGGACTATCTTTTAGGAAGCTATACCACCTACAATCTTTTTGGTTCATATATCAATGCCCAGATTTTGGGAGAACGGGACTTTGTAAGAAATGAAAGAATTAATTTCAATTTAAGAAGAGACTTTTTCTCACCCTTAACGAAATGGGCAGGTGGTTTTACATTCGAATATTTTAAACGAAATGTTTTACTTCCCACAGAAAATGATACTAGTTTTCCTGAAGTTCAGATTAAAGTCTACAGTCAGGATTTATGGGGTGGTTATCAAATTCCTATTTCATCTGATTCTAATGAAAAAGTATCGAGTAATATTGCCGTGATAGGACGATTTCAGAATTATCAGTACAAAGACAGTCCGGGAATTGACCAGTATAAATACTTTAGCTCCTACAACAGCTTTCTGGTATCTGTTGGATTTATTAATAGAAAATTCTCGGTTCAGAAGAATATTTTCCAATATGATCTGCCTGAGGATATTGCTTATGGTAATTCATTAAACCTTACCGCAGGAGCTCTATCAAGAAGTAAGGAAGTTAATCCCTATGTAGGAATTTCTGCCTCTTACGGTAATTTTACAAAATTGGGTTACTTTAATCTAAAGGCTCAGTTTGGAAGATTCTTTAATGAGGATAATCAAAATCGGGAGTCTTTTCGTCTGGATGGAACCTATTTTACCAATCTTCAGGATTGGAAATTTGCCAAAGCAAGACACTTCTTTTCTCCGACTTTAGCATTGGGGAATCCACAGCATAATTATTCCTATAAAGACAGAATAAATCTTACTTCTGCAGATGAATTCCCTGTTTACAATTCGGACTATATCGGAACCAAAAAGTTGGTGCTAAGATATCAGCTTCAATTGTTTATTAATAAAACCTGGAAGAACTTCCATTTCAGTCCTTACCTAACGGCGGCAGCAGGCTGGTTGGGAATGCCGGATGATAAACTGTTCTCGACAAAGACAAACACAAAAATAGGAATTGGTGTTTTAATTAATAATCCGTATTTGGTTTTCAACAGGATTCAAATTTCGTTCACCTATTACCCTCGTGTTCCTTTCGACAACAATTCTGCTTTAGACTTTAACAGTAACCGAAATAATATGTTACCAATGAACAGTTTTACAACAGATATCCCTCACTTTGTAAATTTTGGAAATTAA
- a CDS encoding T9SS type A sorting domain-containing protein: MKKLNLILFLVSGIMAYAQPSITRAGVDRINSTITLKSEDVTGTSITAGPAGANVTWDFSGYTGTNTLTITTKTCPGQSNCFRFPTANRIAVPAGIETNDYTLMTDTEATMLGSYSGPSLGDVMVTYVNPLIEYKFPITYLQQFDDTYEFNSVSAAIGNTNDTGQVSQTVDAYGTIITPTGTYNNVLRIKRIRTATQIIASVPAPITATYTNESYQWVSQTAGPVFSFAINTFVLLGNTNIAKTISYLETETLSTIDLDSRKAEISVYPNPSTDYITLRSKEEIKKVIVSSLEGKIILNAENSRSIDVSKFPKGVYILRGEFKNGSSFSKKIIKK, encoded by the coding sequence ATGAAAAAACTAAATCTTATTTTATTTCTTGTGAGCGGAATAATGGCTTATGCTCAGCCGTCCATAACAAGAGCAGGCGTTGACCGAATTAACAGCACCATTACACTCAAATCTGAAGATGTAACGGGTACCTCTATTACAGCAGGTCCGGCAGGGGCTAATGTTACCTGGGATTTCTCAGGTTATACAGGTACAAATACTCTTACCATTACAACAAAAACATGTCCTGGACAATCCAATTGTTTTAGATTTCCCACAGCTAACAGGATTGCGGTACCAGCTGGTATAGAAACTAATGACTATACTCTTATGACGGATACGGAAGCAACAATGTTAGGTTCTTATTCAGGACCATCATTGGGAGATGTAATGGTTACTTATGTTAATCCATTGATTGAGTATAAGTTTCCGATTACCTATCTGCAGCAATTTGATGATACCTATGAGTTTAACAGTGTTTCTGCTGCCATTGGAAATACCAATGATACAGGACAGGTGAGCCAGACTGTGGATGCCTATGGAACCATAATAACTCCTACAGGAACCTATAACAATGTGTTGAGGATAAAAAGAATAAGAACTGCAACACAGATTATTGCAAGTGTGCCAGCTCCTATTACCGCTACCTATACCAATGAATCTTATCAGTGGGTAAGCCAGACTGCGGGGCCGGTATTTAGTTTTGCCATCAACACTTTTGTTCTTTTAGGAAATACCAATATTGCCAAAACGATATCCTATCTTGAGACAGAAACATTATCAACGATTGATTTGGATAGTAGGAAAGCCGAAATATCAGTATATCCCAACCCAAGTACAGATTATATTACCCTGAGATCAAAAGAGGAGATTAAAAAGGTAATTGTTTCTTCACTTGAGGGTAAGATTATTTTAAATGCTGAAAATTCAAGAAGTATTGATGTTTCAAAGTTTCCCAAAGGAGTTTATATTCTTCGGGGAGAATTCAAAAATGGCTCTTCGTTTTCCAAGAAAATCATTAAGAAATAG
- a CDS encoding AraC family transcriptional regulator, which yields MKGLHLENIKVREMKLEGEEVILKTKSFLSFVYVIKGKGSLVYDERRIHFTEGKLFIIPQQESYHFESENAALISIECPIEFIDKIRLEADRIESCENLYKLQYISNNYHARAGCVFRNKNDESFAEALILQIAREFKNNAEDYLIIRNCISILLNLIARNIIQSETSDLQENKKAFSIMKIITYIQQHIKDREKTGIQSIADHFGISGNYFGEYFKQQTGVSYQDYLLDYRLKLVETYLQYSSIRLSEIAYELQFSDESHLSKIFKKYRGVTPGEYRKNSK from the coding sequence ATGAAAGGGTTACATCTGGAAAATATTAAAGTGAGAGAAATGAAGCTTGAGGGTGAAGAAGTTATTCTGAAAACTAAATCTTTTCTTTCATTTGTATACGTCATAAAAGGAAAAGGTAGTTTGGTGTATGATGAGCGCCGCATTCATTTTACAGAGGGAAAGCTTTTCATTATTCCACAGCAGGAATCTTATCATTTTGAAAGTGAAAATGCAGCGCTGATTAGTATTGAATGCCCTATTGAATTTATTGATAAAATACGTCTGGAAGCAGATCGCATTGAAAGCTGTGAAAATCTCTATAAACTGCAATATATAAGCAATAATTACCATGCCCGAGCCGGATGTGTATTCCGAAATAAGAATGACGAAAGCTTTGCGGAAGCTCTTATTTTGCAGATTGCAAGAGAGTTTAAGAATAATGCGGAGGATTATTTGATTATCCGTAACTGTATTTCGATTTTGCTTAACCTTATTGCCAGAAATATTATTCAGAGTGAGACTTCAGATCTGCAGGAAAACAAAAAGGCATTCTCTATTATGAAGATCATCACCTATATTCAGCAACATATAAAAGACAGAGAAAAGACAGGAATTCAGTCTATTGCTGATCATTTTGGAATTTCCGGAAACTATTTTGGAGAATACTTTAAGCAACAAACCGGAGTTTCTTATCAGGATTACTTATTGGATTACCGTTTGAAGCTGGTTGAGACCTATCTCCAGTACAGTAGTATACGATTAAGTGAAATAGCCTATGAACTTCAGTTCAGTGATGAAAGCCATCTTTCAAAGATTTTTAAAAAATATAGAGGAGTTACGCCGGGAGAATATAGAAAGAATAGTAAATGA
- a CDS encoding GNAT family N-acetyltransferase, which yields MKKRWISYPTLLEGTNVDLIPLEKEHFEELYLAASDKDLWELIPTDCSERNTFNENYERALSERETENQYPFVIRHKKTGKLIGSTRFFEIYPADRKLEIGWTWITKEFWGTTINLECKLLLLTYCFEVLKTNRVQLKTKDNNFRSRKAIEKIGGVFEGVLRKDRVLSDGTTRNAAYYSILDDEWDFAKLKIETQLREKTVF from the coding sequence ATGAAGAAGAGATGGATTTCCTATCCAACCCTATTAGAGGGAACCAATGTTGATCTTATTCCTTTAGAAAAAGAACATTTCGAAGAACTGTATCTTGCAGCTTCGGACAAAGACCTTTGGGAACTTATTCCTACCGACTGCTCTGAAAGAAATACATTTAATGAAAACTACGAACGAGCATTATCAGAAAGAGAAACTGAAAACCAGTATCCTTTTGTCATACGCCATAAAAAAACAGGCAAATTGATTGGTTCAACACGCTTTTTTGAAATTTACCCGGCAGACAGAAAACTGGAAATCGGATGGACCTGGATCACAAAAGAATTCTGGGGAACAACCATCAATTTAGAATGCAAGCTTTTACTGCTTACCTATTGCTTTGAGGTATTAAAAACCAACAGAGTCCAGTTAAAAACCAAAGACAACAATTTCCGTTCAAGAAAAGCTATTGAAAAGATAGGCGGTGTATTTGAAGGAGTATTGCGCAAAGATCGGGTTTTAAGTGACGGAACAACAAGAAATGCTGCTTATTACAGTATTTTAGATGATGAATGGGATTTTGCAAAATTAAAAATTGAAACACAGCTCAGAGAAAAAACAGTTTTCTAA
- a CDS encoding MarR family winged helix-turn-helix transcriptional regulator — translation MDFDFIKELGYKALDSRLKRISDRMSHDVRKFYKEFGIDVEPNWYLVFMLLQKKEEVSITDIAEPLGYSHPSVVVMIKKMTEKGYLTIKKDTTDKRKQLISLSPKAIEMLPQLRQIWDSCEKAILQLLENDLSIFSYLDTIDQELKNDSFHHRFKQEYLKSIHS, via the coding sequence ATGGATTTTGATTTTATTAAAGAATTAGGGTATAAGGCATTGGACAGCAGGTTGAAAAGAATCAGTGATCGGATGTCGCATGATGTAAGAAAGTTCTATAAAGAGTTTGGAATAGATGTAGAACCGAATTGGTATCTGGTTTTTATGTTGCTTCAGAAAAAAGAGGAAGTTTCTATTACAGATATTGCTGAACCTTTAGGATATTCTCATCCATCAGTAGTGGTTATGATAAAGAAAATGACAGAAAAGGGTTATTTAACTATTAAAAAGGATACTACTGATAAGCGGAAACAACTTATTTCATTGTCCCCAAAGGCAATAGAAATGCTTCCTCAGCTAAGGCAGATCTGGGACAGTTGTGAAAAAGCTATTTTGCAGCTCCTAGAAAATGATCTGTCCATTTTTTCCTACCTCGATACAATAGATCAGGAATTAAAAAATGATTCTTTTCACCATCGTTTTAAACAGGAATACTTAAAATCAATACACTCATGA
- a CDS encoding helix-turn-helix domain-containing protein, whose translation MEKKENSPMKISSISELHNLLQLPGPLHPLVSLMDNERMSINNDLMGKSFLLNFYKISYKFSMNGKKMGYGQGYYDFNEGGMMFTAPGQILSPEENAEYCGYTLVVHPDFIRNYPLGKTIKNLGFFSYDTNEALHLSDQEKVIITGLLDSIKNELNTAIDEVSQDVIVSYIEVLLNYSNRFYKRQFITRKAVNSDFLTKMETILENYFNEQKTLTHGLPTVEFLASELNFSPHYLSDMLRNLTGQNAQQHIHEKLIEKAKEYLTATHLSVSKVAYALGFEHPQSFNKLFKRKTEKTPLSYRHSFN comes from the coding sequence ATGGAAAAGAAAGAAAATAGTCCTATGAAAATTTCATCCATATCGGAACTGCATAATTTGTTGCAGCTTCCGGGGCCGCTTCATCCCTTGGTAAGTCTTATGGATAACGAAAGGATGAGTATCAATAATGACTTGATGGGTAAAAGTTTTCTATTGAATTTTTATAAGATTTCCTATAAATTTTCCATGAATGGTAAGAAAATGGGATATGGACAAGGGTATTATGACTTCAATGAAGGTGGAATGATGTTCACGGCACCCGGCCAGATTCTTTCACCGGAAGAGAATGCAGAATATTGTGGATATACGCTTGTAGTACATCCTGATTTTATCAGAAATTATCCTTTGGGAAAGACTATTAAAAATTTAGGGTTCTTCTCTTATGATACAAATGAAGCTCTTCATTTATCTGATCAGGAGAAAGTTATAATAACCGGACTTCTGGACAGCATCAAAAATGAACTGAACACGGCGATTGATGAAGTAAGTCAGGATGTAATTGTGTCCTATATTGAGGTTCTGCTTAATTATAGTAACCGTTTCTATAAAAGACAGTTTATTACAAGAAAAGCTGTAAACAGTGATTTTCTGACTAAAATGGAAACGATACTCGAAAATTATTTTAATGAACAGAAAACCTTAACGCATGGACTTCCTACAGTAGAATTTCTGGCTTCAGAATTGAATTTTTCACCCCATTATCTGAGTGATATGCTGAGAAATCTTACAGGGCAGAATGCTCAGCAGCATATTCATGAAAAGCTGATTGAAAAAGCCAAGGAATATCTTACAGCAACTCATTTATCTGTGTCGAAAGTAGCTTATGCCTTAGGGTTTGAACATCCACAGTCTTTTAATAAATTATTTAAAAGGAAGACAGAAAAAACGCCGCTAAGTTACAGGCATTCGTTTAATTAA
- a CDS encoding MFS transporter yields MNTYPKRWQALNFLIAGAFLSPLDYFIVNMALPSIKNALKASDHQLQMVIAIYGLTYAALVVCGGRLGDLYGRKRIFIIGLYTFLFSSLACAFSPTVTWLIIARLFQGIGASLLAPQVLASIKVLFSSKEQPKAVSLFSSVFGLASVIGQLLGGLLLSMHWGGFSWEMVFLVNVPITVICIVGIHFTMDTHHQEINSGIDLTGSLLLILALLMLICPLIFGQKYHWAWWIFCFLFAGIALLIGFLKYEAYLMKKARPVLIDPTLLKHRPFALSLLIIFFYNFTAGLFICYPYYLQQFLHQDSMQTGIAIVPYGIAFFLGPFMVSKIKLTPYRIIYIGLGLLMAGFIFSALVFYIQQKPSFITNITLFMAGLGHGTIMPVMMRTAISFTSKEKAGQASGLISIGIQIGSVTGGAIIGTFFFNMIKVIGFPEAFSLAIAMIGGFQMVGIWGNIKLRKYIHQL; encoded by the coding sequence ATGAATACATATCCAAAACGATGGCAAGCGCTCAATTTTCTGATAGCAGGAGCCTTCCTTTCACCATTGGATTATTTTATTGTCAATATGGCTTTACCCTCCATAAAAAATGCATTAAAAGCAAGTGATCATCAGTTACAAATGGTCATTGCCATCTATGGGCTAACCTATGCAGCCCTTGTTGTTTGTGGAGGACGGCTGGGTGATCTTTATGGACGGAAAAGAATCTTCATAATAGGCTTGTACACCTTTTTATTTTCATCTTTGGCCTGTGCCTTTTCTCCTACCGTGACTTGGTTAATTATTGCTCGGTTATTTCAGGGAATTGGGGCTTCATTACTTGCGCCTCAGGTTTTAGCTTCCATAAAGGTTCTATTCAGCAGTAAGGAACAGCCTAAGGCGGTAAGTCTTTTCAGCTCCGTATTCGGATTAGCCTCTGTGATTGGCCAGCTGCTTGGAGGGTTGCTTCTCAGTATGCACTGGGGAGGTTTTTCCTGGGAAATGGTATTCCTTGTTAATGTACCTATTACGGTTATCTGTATTGTGGGAATTCATTTTACCATGGATACTCATCATCAGGAAATCAATTCCGGAATTGACCTTACAGGCTCATTATTATTAATTCTTGCCTTACTGATGCTTATATGTCCTCTTATCTTCGGGCAGAAATATCATTGGGCGTGGTGGATATTCTGCTTTCTGTTTGCAGGTATTGCTTTATTGATAGGATTCTTAAAATATGAAGCCTATTTAATGAAAAAAGCCAGACCTGTACTTATAGATCCAACCCTTTTAAAACATAGGCCTTTTGCATTAAGCCTTTTAATCATCTTTTTTTACAATTTTACCGCGGGCTTATTTATTTGTTATCCTTACTATCTCCAACAGTTTTTACACCAAGACTCTATGCAGACAGGAATTGCCATTGTTCCCTACGGAATTGCTTTTTTCCTGGGGCCTTTTATGGTTTCCAAAATAAAACTAACCCCTTATAGGATCATCTATATTGGTCTGGGATTATTAATGGCAGGATTCATATTCAGCGCATTGGTTTTCTATATTCAACAAAAGCCATCTTTTATCACCAACATTACCCTATTTATGGCAGGGCTAGGACACGGAACCATTATGCCTGTAATGATGCGGACGGCCATTAGTTTTACTTCCAAGGAGAAAGCTGGGCAGGCTTCAGGTCTTATAAGCATTGGTATACAGATAGGCAGTGTAACCGGAGGAGCAATAATAGGGACATTCTTTTTTAATATGATAAAAGTAATAGGTTTTCCTGAAGCTTTCTCTTTGGCTATTGCAATGATCGGAGGTTTCCAGATGGTCGGAATATGGGGGAATATTAAATTAAGAAAATACATTCATCAGCTTTGA
- a CDS encoding MFS transporter → MHDRETSATRMPTACFLLFFAHGLVFSSWASRIPIIKNALSINEAELGTLLLLMPIGQLSTMVLAGKLISKYGSSQMIKNCFLLYPAFLLLIGLAPSYWVLATVLFFFGVTGNMCNIAINTQAIEIESITKRTLLSSYHGAWCFAGLIGALVGLLMINLNVSTFYHFVFTFVLVFSIWFYSKGHLTNIIHNVEPQRQSILKFVNPTLVGLGVIGFLSMAIEGAMFDWSGVYFQTIVKAPEKLVILGYTSFILMMTLGRFIGNRVIERYGKKIVLQCCGILMSSGLFLSVFFPELWICIIAFMIIGLGSSLSVPSVYSTVGKVSKVAPSIALSFVSSISFLGFLMGPPLIGYIAEWFDLRYSYGLFACFGILLAIMAGQMKVFRR, encoded by the coding sequence ATGCACGATAGAGAAACCTCTGCTACGAGAATGCCGACGGCCTGCTTTTTACTTTTCTTTGCCCATGGACTTGTTTTTTCTTCCTGGGCGAGCCGTATTCCCATTATTAAAAATGCTCTTTCCATTAATGAAGCAGAATTGGGAACTCTTTTGCTTTTAATGCCTATAGGGCAGCTTTCTACAATGGTTTTGGCAGGAAAACTAATCAGTAAGTATGGAAGTAGTCAAATGATTAAAAATTGCTTTTTACTATATCCGGCTTTTCTTTTATTGATCGGGCTTGCTCCGTCTTATTGGGTGTTGGCAACGGTGCTGTTCTTTTTTGGAGTTACCGGAAATATGTGCAATATAGCCATCAATACACAAGCTATAGAAATAGAGTCAATCACAAAAAGAACATTGCTGTCATCTTATCATGGGGCATGGTGTTTTGCAGGATTAATAGGAGCGTTGGTCGGCCTATTGATGATAAACCTGAATGTAAGCACATTTTATCATTTTGTATTTACTTTCGTTCTTGTGTTTTCAATCTGGTTTTACAGTAAGGGGCATTTAACGAATATCATTCATAATGTAGAACCTCAAAGACAGTCAATTTTAAAATTTGTAAACCCAACATTAGTAGGATTAGGAGTCATAGGATTCTTGAGTATGGCTATTGAAGGGGCTATGTTTGACTGGAGTGGTGTATATTTTCAAACCATTGTAAAGGCACCGGAAAAGTTGGTTATTCTTGGGTATACCAGTTTTATTTTAATGATGACCTTAGGGCGTTTTATTGGAAACCGTGTGATTGAAAGGTATGGGAAGAAAATTGTTCTTCAATGCTGTGGTATTCTGATGAGCAGTGGTCTTTTTCTAAGTGTTTTCTTTCCGGAATTATGGATTTGTATCATTGCTTTCATGATTATAGGTCTTGGAAGTTCCCTAAGTGTACCTTCAGTTTACAGTACGGTAGGAAAGGTGAGTAAGGTAGCACCAAGTATTGCTTTATCCTTTGTGTCCAGTATTTCGTTTTTAGGGTTTTTAATGGGACCGCCGTTGATTGGATATATCGCTGAATGGTTTGATCTAAGATATTCCTACGGACTTTTTGCCTGCTTTGGAATATTATTGGCCATTATGGCGGGACAAATGAAAGTATTTAGGAGGTAA
- a CDS encoding SDR family oxidoreductase, which translates to MKTVFITGASTGLGKAAAKLFQSKGWNVIATMRNPDADTELASLENVTLLPLDVTNPVQIQSTVKKSLELGDVDVVFNNAGYGLIGPLEALSDDQIVKQLNTNLLGVIRVTQAFIPYFRERESGTFISTTSIGGLIAFPLGSTYHATKWALEGWSESMAFELNKFGIDIKTVSPGGIKTDFVSRSLDSATSPAYEEMINSLYSSMEGMMEAASTPEQIAEVVYEAATDGKKQLRYVAGEDAKHLYAQRLELGDEAFREQLGKQFI; encoded by the coding sequence ATGAAAACAGTTTTTATAACAGGTGCTTCTACAGGATTAGGAAAAGCAGCTGCCAAATTATTTCAAAGCAAAGGCTGGAATGTGATTGCTACAATGAGAAATCCGGACGCAGATACAGAATTGGCCTCCCTGGAAAATGTAACATTACTTCCGTTGGATGTTACCAATCCGGTACAAATTCAGTCAACCGTTAAAAAATCGCTTGAATTAGGGGATGTGGATGTAGTGTTCAATAATGCAGGATATGGCCTTATTGGGCCTTTGGAAGCGCTTAGCGATGATCAGATCGTAAAGCAGCTGAATACGAATTTATTGGGTGTTATCCGTGTTACGCAGGCGTTTATTCCTTATTTTAGGGAGAGAGAAAGCGGAACCTTTATTTCTACGACGTCAATAGGTGGTTTAATTGCGTTTCCTTTGGGATCAACCTATCATGCGACAAAATGGGCATTGGAGGGCTGGAGTGAAAGTATGGCTTTTGAACTTAATAAGTTCGGAATAGATATTAAGACCGTTTCTCCCGGAGGAATCAAGACTGATTTTGTAAGCCGTTCTCTGGATTCTGCTACCAGTCCTGCTTATGAAGAAATGATTAATTCTTTATATTCCAGCATGGAGGGAATGATGGAGGCTGCTTCTACACCTGAACAGATTGCAGAAGTAGTATATGAGGCCGCTACAGATGGTAAAAAACAGCTAAGGTATGTAGCGGGTGAGGATGCCAAACACTTATATGCCCAAAGGCTGGAACTGGGAGATGAAGCTTTCAGGGAGCAGTTGGGAAAACAGTTTATTTAA
- a CDS encoding helix-turn-helix domain-containing protein, protein MMIDIKPKFEGLCIEEYKADNISNFYKKASKLNKLLLCFVSGGELDLQINTFPFHIQSSSIIMLLPDTNLAGISCSDDLELSVFYISLDFISSYSFLTVLLASDEIKFNPVMTVESKTRKLIWSTVKLIQDYHSKTKEQSTVESVQYLLYALLELVSKLYLPVIRNNSLLQTRSQDIVEHFFELLNKHGHLERSVLFYSNQLHLSPQYLSSFIKKETGKPIKQWISYRVIKQAKELLKTTPLSIKEISNQLQFVDSSLFCRYFRRCTGITANTYRENYRIKK, encoded by the coding sequence ATGATGATAGATATTAAACCAAAATTTGAAGGATTATGTATTGAAGAATATAAGGCAGACAACATCAGCAACTTTTACAAAAAAGCCAGTAAACTCAATAAATTGCTGCTTTGCTTTGTATCAGGTGGAGAGCTGGATCTTCAAATCAATACCTTTCCGTTTCATATACAGAGCAGTTCCATCATAATGCTTTTACCAGATACAAATCTGGCAGGTATTTCCTGCAGTGATGATCTGGAATTATCCGTATTTTATATCTCTTTGGATTTCATCAGTTCCTATAGCTTTCTGACCGTTCTTTTAGCCAGTGACGAAATTAAGTTCAATCCTGTGATGACGGTAGAAAGCAAAACAAGAAAACTTATTTGGTCTACTGTTAAGTTAATACAGGATTATCATTCCAAAACAAAGGAACAAAGCACTGTAGAATCTGTACAATACCTACTTTATGCTCTTCTTGAACTGGTTTCAAAGCTTTATCTGCCTGTTATCAGAAATAACAGCCTTTTGCAAACAAGAAGTCAGGATATTGTAGAGCATTTTTTTGAGCTGTTGAATAAACACGGGCATTTGGAACGAAGTGTATTGTTTTATTCCAATCAATTGCACCTTTCCCCGCAGTATTTAAGCAGTTTCATTAAAAAGGAAACAGGAAAACCCATTAAGCAATGGATTAGTTACAGGGTGATAAAGCAAGCCAAGGAACTTCTTAAAACCACACCACTTTCCATTAAGGAGATCAGCAATCAGTTGCAGTTTGTAGATTCTTCCCTTTTTTGCCGATACTTCAGGCGTTGTACAGGAATTACGGCCAATACCTACAGGGAGAATTACAGGATAAAAAAATAA